A window of Adhaeribacter arboris genomic DNA:
CGATAATCCAATGGTTTTTCTGTACGGGGCAAGTGGTTTACCAGACAAATTTGAGGAACACTTAAACGGATTGGAAGAAGGCGCTACTTTTTCGTTCTCTTTAGAATCGGAAGAAGGTTACGGCGATTACGACGAAAATGCGTTGGTTAGTATTCCGAAGAATGTTTTTGAAGTAGATGGGGCTATTCCGGATGGCATGCTGGAACCCGGCAACTTTATACCCATGGCCGACAGCGAAGGCAACCAAATGCAAGGCCAGGTGGTTGACGTAAACGACCAGGAAGTACAGATGGATTTTAATCATCCTTTAGCCGGCCGAACCATGCACTTCGACGGGAAAGTAGTGAGCGTACGCGAAGCTACCAAAGAAGAATTAGCCCACGGCCACGTTCACGGCGAGCACGGGCATCATCATTAATTTTGTTCTATTTAAAATTGAAAAGCGGGAAATATTTCCCGCTTTTTTTATGATTTATTTATCTTAAGGAAAATTAATTTTATTTATAATAATTTAAATTTTGGCCATTGGTTATAGCCAATATTTGGATGGTTAGATTGATAAAATTTTATAAACTTAACTTCTGCTTGATTAACCTCTTTAATTGAAGCAGTTTCAGACTCCCATAATATTTCTTTTTTGATAATAAAATTTTGTCTTTGCTCTCTGGTAAAATCTTTTTCAATTAATTTACTATTTGCACTTCCAAAATAGTTTAAAGTATCTGTCACATCCTTTCCGATGTATATTTTACCATTTGGATATGTGATTTTGTATATTACTTTCATCTGGTAATTAAGTGTAAAATATTTTCTTTTGTAATTAAGGATAATATCTATGAATGATATCTTTTAATCTCAATAAATCTTAAAACGATATCCATATTATATGCTGGTACTTGTAAATTCACCGGAGAACTGGTAGCTTTTATCATTTCGCTTTTTACTCTAACCATCTGGTAGGCCTCTGGCCGGGCGAATCGATGAACTTGGATGTAAAGTAAATACGCTTGCATACCACCGGCTAGAGGCCGAACGATACTTCTCACGAGCGAGGACGCTCGCGATAGTTCCGGAGTATTAGAGTATTAAAGCCCTCCCTTTGAGAAGAAGTTTCGGAATATGAGTAAGTTTATTTTCTTGGAGGCTCAGTTAAGTTAAAAAGTATGGTTTTTATAAAAACTAGAAATAATTAACCGATTAAAACCTGTTTAACATAATTCTGCAACTCAGGAAAAAATTGCTGGAAATCTTGTTGATAAATGAAATAATTTTCTTCTAGGGCCTGGGTGGCGGTACTCATATTGGAACGGAAGGAACTACGGCGGCTCATGCCGTTTAGAGAGGCCTGAATACCCGCGACTTGAGCATACCGGTAAAGCCAATTTTGTTTAATCATGTAAGGCAAAAAATAATGAACCCGTTCGGGTAATAAGTAAGAGTAATTTTGCACGGTTTGGTACACGTACAAGGAGTAATCAAGCAAAGTCATTGAGGCATACTGTTCAAAATTCGCCGCTAGAAAATGGTCGTAAAACATATCCGTGACCACGCCGGCAAATTTGCCCTGTTCGGGCCGGAGCCGCTCTTTGCTTTGGTGTACCATGGGGTGGGCATCGGTGAAGGTATCAATAAGCCGGTGTAATTCTATGCCCCGCCGAACTCCATCGGGATATATCTCTTTTTGTCGGCCTTTTACAGAATCCGCGATAAAATTACCCACCAGCAACTCTTCGTCGGAGCCGGATAAAAAAGTATGCGCTAAAAAATTCAAAATGCTTTTATTTATTCCTACAAGCTAAAACCAAATACCGGCTTTTTGGTTAAATCTACAGAAATTATATTATCCCGTATAAACAATTAGTCCGGCTATGACTGATTCGGCGAAAAGAACTTTTCAATTACGCATTCGTACTGGAATTAACGAAAAATTAAACGATTAAAACTATGGAAAATACCCCTAACCAGGATCTGGAGAAACTGATAGATTTAGTAAAAGATATTAAAACGGCCATGTTTACCACCGCCGAAGTGGATGGTACTTTACGCAGCCGGCCCATGCGGACCCAACAAATAAAGCCCGATGGCATTCTCTGGTTTTTCACCGGTCAGGATTCTGCCAAAACCTACGAAATAAAGCAAGACTCCCGGGTAAACGTAAGTTTTATGGATGATGCCAAGAATACTTACGTGTCGATATCGG
This region includes:
- a CDS encoding FKBP-type peptidyl-prolyl cis-trans isomerase, which gives rise to MKISNNSVVSLTYDLSVLDENGEKSHVETAGSDNPMVFLYGASGLPDKFEEHLNGLEEGATFSFSLESEEGYGDYDENALVSIPKNVFEVDGAIPDGMLEPGNFIPMADSEGNQMQGQVVDVNDQEVQMDFNHPLAGRTMHFDGKVVSVREATKEELAHGHVHGEHGHHH
- a CDS encoding GIY-YIG nuclease family protein translates to MKVIYKITYPNGKIYIGKDVTDTLNYFGSANSKLIEKDFTREQRQNFIIKKEILWESETASIKEVNQAEVKFIKFYQSNHPNIGYNQWPKFKLL
- a CDS encoding acyl carrier protein phosphodiesterase is translated as MNFLAHTFLSGSDEELLVGNFIADSVKGRQKEIYPDGVRRGIELHRLIDTFTDAHPMVHQSKERLRPEQGKFAGVVTDMFYDHFLAANFEQYASMTLLDYSLYVYQTVQNYSYLLPERVHYFLPYMIKQNWLYRYAQVAGIQASLNGMSRRSSFRSNMSTATQALEENYFIYQQDFQQFFPELQNYVKQVLIG
- a CDS encoding pyridoxamine 5'-phosphate oxidase family protein, whose product is MENTPNQDLEKLIDLVKDIKTAMFTTAEVDGTLRSRPMRTQQIKPDGILWFFTGQDSAKTYEIKQDSRVNVSFMDDAKNTYVSISGKARTIRNKEKIDELWQEPLKAWFPEGKDDPNIGLIRVTIDQAEYWDAPSSTLVHLYGMAKAAITGEPANPGENKKINL